GCGAAACCCTTTGGTCCGTCAACGCCCTCACCGGAAGAGTGGCCCCGCTGGCCGAGGGCGTTCCGCTCACGCCCTTCGCCCCAGTGCTGCACTACCAGCTCGAGGACGGCGGAAGCCTGGGGCAACTCTTGCTGCAGGTCGAGGAAGAGACGCAACTCGATTTCAGCGAGCCACCCTACCCAAGCCTCTTGCCCGCGATCTTCCGTCGCTAGTCGCCCCGCTTTTCATCATCGAAAACGCTTTCCAAGCCCCCACTCCCTACTAAAGTCCCCGCACCATGATTTCAGGCGAAGACCTTAAAGCAGCCCTTCCTAAGCAACCCGTGCGCGACCTGGTCGAACCCATCGACGCGCCAAAGATCGCCTCTGGAAAGGTGCGCGAAATCTACGATCTGGACGACGCTGTGCTGCTCGTCGCTACCGACCGCATCTCGGCCTTCGACGTCGTGCTGCCGGGCGGAATCCCAGGCCGCGGCCTTATCCTCACTCAGCTTTCTCACTTCTGGTTCGAACAAACCAAAGACATTTGCCCGAACCACATCATCCCCAACGAAACGGAAATCCTGCGCGACCAGCTCAAGCTCTCCACCGACAGCCAGCTGCGCAGCATGGCCGTGCGCAAGCTCAAGCCGCTGGAGATCGAATGCGTGGTTCGCGGCTACATCGCCGGCTCCGGTTGGGCCTCCTACCAGAAGGATCGTACCGTCTGCGGAATCGAGCTCCCCGATGGCCTACAGCAAGCATCGCAGCTCCCAGAGCCCATCTTCACCCCGACCACCAAAGCCAGCGAAGGGCACGACATGCCCGTCACCGCAAACGAGGCCGCCTCGATCGTAGGCAAGGAGATCTTCGAGAAGGTGCGCGAGGTCAGCCTAAAGCTCTACCAGTTCGGTCACGAGCTGGCCGACAAGGCTGGTATCATTCTTGCGGATACGAAGTTCGAGTTCGGCCTCGACACCGTCGGAAACCTCTACCTGATCGATGAGGTGCTCACCCCCGACTCCTCGCGATACTGGGACAAAGCGGAATACCAGGTCGGCACCTCGCCCGCCAGCTTCGACAAGCAAATCATCCGCGACTACCTGGAAACGCTCGAGGACTGGAACAAGACCGCTCCGGGACCCGAACTCCCACCAGAGATCGTCCAGCGCGCCCAATCCCGCTACCTCGAAGTGTACTCAAAGCTCACCAGCGTAGCCTAGGTGGCGTCCAAGCTTCGAGCGGGCGAAGCCTCGCCCCCACTGCTCGCATTCAGCCCCTCTCCATGAACGGATCCGGGCTATTTCGCAAATGCGATTCATGCAAGGGCGTATCCATTTTAAAACTCTATGAATCGCATCGCAAAAACAGCTTCGACGTAAGGCGGCGCACGGACTGCTGAGCCCTCGCATCCAACCGCGAATCGATGACAGCAGCCACTCTCAAGTCCAACACCTCCCTGCAAAAGCGTCTTCACGCCATCATGACAGAAATGGAGCGCTCCGCCAAAACCGCTCAAATGGTCTCAATGAACGCCAGCATCGTCGCGGTGCAGGCTCGCAACAATACCAATGACGCCTACGCCTTCGAAGCGGTTGCGGAGCAGATCCTCTCCATCAGTCGAGAGTCGATCGACCGCATTTCCACCCTGCGGGCTATAGTCGACCAGACC
This genomic interval from Pelagicoccus sp. SDUM812003 contains the following:
- a CDS encoding phosphoribosylaminoimidazolesuccinocarboxamide synthase — protein: MISGEDLKAALPKQPVRDLVEPIDAPKIASGKVREIYDLDDAVLLVATDRISAFDVVLPGGIPGRGLILTQLSHFWFEQTKDICPNHIIPNETEILRDQLKLSTDSQLRSMAVRKLKPLEIECVVRGYIAGSGWASYQKDRTVCGIELPDGLQQASQLPEPIFTPTTKASEGHDMPVTANEAASIVGKEIFEKVREVSLKLYQFGHELADKAGIILADTKFEFGLDTVGNLYLIDEVLTPDSSRYWDKAEYQVGTSPASFDKQIIRDYLETLEDWNKTAPGPELPPEIVQRAQSRYLEVYSKLTSVA